In the Brassica napus cultivar Da-Ae chromosome A7, Da-Ae, whole genome shotgun sequence genome, one interval contains:
- the LOC106352874 gene encoding GATA transcription factor 8-like: MIGQSFFPEDLDCGNFFDNMDDILDFPGGDIDVGFDIGESDSFPNIWTTHHDTWHAASDPLFASNTNTNSDSSPELYVPFEDIVKVERPPSLVEKKEDSFSTNMDSSSSHSTFRSSSPVSVLESSSSSSQTTNTTSLVLPGKQGRPRTKRPRPHVQEKDGVKDIVDSCLIVRIPKQFVSDHSKMISKKKKKAKVTSSSSSSGIDFEVNGNNNVDSYSSEQNPVRKCMHCEITKTPQWRLGPMGPKTLCNACGVRYKSGRLFPEYRPAASPTFTPALHSNSHKKVAEMRSKRCKDGSYTTQENDMQDLIPNTLV; the protein is encoded by the exons ATGATTGGACAAAGCTTCTTCCCTGAGGATCTTGATTGTGGCAACTTCTTTGACAACATGGACGACATTCTTGACTTTCCCGGTGGTGATATCGACGTCGGTTTTGACATTGGTGAATCCGACTCTTTCCCTAACATCTGGACCACTCATCACGACACGTGGCACGCCGCTTCTGATCCTCTCTTCGCTTCCAACACCAACACAAACTCTGACTCTTCACCTGAGCTCTATGTTCCG TTTGAAGATATTGTTAAGGTTGAAAGGCCACCGAGCTTGGTTGAGAAGAAGGAAGATTCGTTTTCAACGAACATGGATTCATCGTCTTCTCATAGCACATTCAGAAGTTCAAGTCCAGTGTCGGTGCTCGAAAGCAGCTCCTCATCGTCTCAGACGACCAACACCACCTCACTTGTCCTCCCTGGAAAGCAGGGTCGTCCACGCACTAAGCGCCCTCGTCCACATGTCCAGGAGAAGGATGGAGTCAAAGACATTGTTGATTCGTGCCTCATCGTTAGAATACCGAAGCAGTTTGTCTCCGACCACAGCAAGATGAtctctaagaagaagaagaaggctaaggttacttcttcctcttcttcctcggggATTGATTTTGAAGTGAATGGAAACAACAATGTTGATTCGTATAGTTCAGAGCAAAATCCAGTTAGGAAATGTATGCACTGTGAGATCACCAAGACTCCACAATGGAGGCTTGGACCTATGGGTCCAAAGACGCTTTGCAACGCGTGTGGCGTGCGTTACAAGTCAGGAAGGCTTTTCCCGGAGTACCGTCCAGCTGCTAGTCCAACATTCACTCCAGCTCTTCACTCAAACTCCCACAAGAAGGTGGCTGAAATGAGAAGCAAGAGATGCAAGGATGGAAGCTACACGACCCAAGAGAATGATATGCAGGATTTGATTCCGAACACACTGGTGTAG
- the LOC106355526 gene encoding potassium transporter 5, with amino-acid sequence MDGEEHQINDEINNHDHEQKLKEKKKSWGKLFRPDSFSIEAGKTPTNTGHPSLMSWRTTMSLAFQSLGVVYGDIGTSPLYVYASTFTEGIHEKDDIIGVLSLIIYTLTLVALLKYVFIVLQANDNGEGGTFALYSLICRYAKTGLIPNQEPEDRELSNYTLELPNTQHRRAHKIKEKLENFKFAKITLFLVTIMGTSMVIGDGILTPSISVLSAVSGIKSLGQDTVVGVSVAILILLFAFQRFGTDKVGFSFAPIILLWFTFLTGIGLANLFKHGFTVLKALNPLYIIHYFTRNGRKGWISLGGVFLCITGTEAMFADLGHFSVRAVQISFSCIAYPALLTIYCGQAAYLTKHSSNVSNTFYDSIPDPFYWPTFVVAVAASIIASQAMISGAFSVISQSLRMGCFPRVKVVHTSAKYEGQVYIPEINYFLMLACVAVTLAFRTTEKIGHAYGIAVVTVMVITTFMVTLIMLVIWKTNIVWIAMFLIIFGSIEMLYLSSVMYKFTSGGYLPLAITVVLMAVMAIWQYVHVLKYRYELREKISGETAIQMATSPDINRVPGIALFYTELVHGITPLYSHYISNLSSVHTVFVLISIKSLPVCRVTPSERFFFRYVEPKDFGMFRCVVRYGYKEDIEEPDEFERQFVHYLKEFIHHEYFISGGEVEETEKEEETNVQTTLVPLSNSVPSSGRIGSVHSSSSDKIRSGRVVQVQSVESQKDLVEKAREKGMVYLMGETEITADKDSSLFKKFIVNHAYNFLKKNCREGDKALAIPRSKLLKVGMTYEL; translated from the exons ATGGATGGTGAGGAACATCAAATAAATGATGAAATTAATAACCATGACCATGAGCAGAAGTTGAAAGAGAAAAAG AAATCATGGGGAAAACTGTTTCGGCCCGATTCCTTCAGCATAGAGGCCGGAAAAACTCCAACCAATACTGGTCATCCTTCATTG ATGAGCTGGAGAACGACGATGAGTTTGGCATTCCAGAGCCTGGGAGTGGTGTACGGAGACATCGGGACATCACCGTTATATGTGTATGCAAGTACTTTCACTGAAGGCATCCATGAAAAAGATGATATCATCGGCGTTCTCTCGCTCATCATCTACACTCTTACTCTTGTCGCACTTCTCAAATACGTTTTTATTGTCCTTCAGGCTAACGATAACGGAGAAG GAGGAACATTTGCACTGTACTCATTGATATGTCGGTATGCTAAAACGGGACTTATCCCAAACCAAGAGCCAGAAGATAGAGAACTCTCAAACTATACACTTGAACTTCCAAACACACAGCACAGAAGAGCTCATAAGATCAAAGAGAAGCTCGAGAATTTCAAATTCGCTAAGATCACACTCTTCCTTGTCACTATTATGGGCACCTCCATGGTCATTGGTGATGGTATTCTTACTCCTTCAATCTCAG TACTTTCAGCAGTAAGCGGAATCAAATCTCTCGGACAAG ACACGGTCGTTGGTGTTTCAGTTGCAATCTTAATTCTACTATTCGCATTTCAGCGGTTTGGAACGGATAAAGTTGGATTCTCGTTTGCCCCGATCATCCTTCTATGGTTCACATTTCTGACTGGAATTGGTCTCGCTAATCTGTTCAAGCATGGCTTTACCGTCCTAAAAGCACTTAATCCACTCTATATTATTCACTACTTTACAAGAAATGGTAGAAAGGGTTGGATTTCACTTGGAGGTGTCTTCCTCTGCATCACTG GGACGGAGGCCATGTTTGCTGATCTAGGTCATTTCAGTGTTCGAGCCGTACAG ATTAGTTTCTCATGTATCGCATATCCAGCGCTGTTAACAATATATTGTGGGCAGGCTGCCTACCTGACCAAACATAGTTCGAACGTTTCAAATACTTTCTATGACTCAATCCCAG ATCCGTTTTACTGGCCAACATTTGTGGTGGCGGTGGCAGCATCGATTATAGCAAGCCAAGCTATGATATCCGGTGCCTTCTCAGTCATCTCGCAGTCTCTACGTATGGGTTGTTTCCCTCGAGTTAAAGTGGTTCACACGTCGGCTAAGTACGAGGGACAAGTATACATCCCTGAGATCAACTACTTCCTCATGCTCGCATGTGTGGCTGTTACTCTCGCCTTCAGGACCACCGAGAAGATAGGACACGCTTATGGAATCGCGGTGGTAACCGTCATGGTCATCACGACCTTCATGGTGACTCTCATAATGCTTGTTATTTGGAAGACCAACATAGTGTGGATCGCTATGTTCTTGATCATCTTTGGCTCCATAGAGATGTTATACCTTTCTTCGGTTATGTACAAGTTCACGAGCGGTGGTTATCTACCGCTTGCAATAACGGTGGTTTTGATGGCAGTAATGGCGATTTGGCAATACGTCCACGTCCTCAAGTACCGGTACGAACTTAGGGAGAAGATTTCTGGTGAAACCGCTATACAAATGGCTACAAGTCCTGACATAAACCGTGTTCCGGGCATTGCTCTATTCTACACGGAGCTTGTTCACGGCATAACTCCGTTGTACTCTCACTATATCTCAAATCTTTCTTCGGTCCATACGGTTTTCGTCTTGATATCCATCAAGTCACTTCCCGTGTGCCGTGTGACACCATCAGAACGATTCTTTTTCCGTTACGTGGAGCCCAAGGATTTTGGGATGTTTCGATGTGTTGTGAGGTATGGTTACAAGGAAGATATCGAAGAGCCAGATGAGTTCGAGCGCCAGTTTGTTCATTACTTAAAGGAGTTCATCCATCACGAGTACTTCATTTCCGGAGGAGAAGTGGAAGAGACGGAGAAAGAGGAGGAAACAAATGTTCAGACTACACTTGTGCCATTGTCTAACTCAGTCCCTTCCTCCGGGCGGATCGGGTCTGTGCATTCATCTTCCTCGGACAAGATTAGGTCGGGAAGGGTCGTGCAGGTGCAATCCGTGGAGAGTCAGAAGGATTTGGTGGAGAAAGCTAGAGAGAAAGGAATGGTTTATCTAATGGGAGAGACTGAAATTACGGCGGATAAGGATTCTTCTCTGTTTAAGAAGTTCATAGTGAACCATGCTTACAATTTCTTGAAGAAAAATTGCCGAGAAGGAGACAAAGCACTTGCGATTCCAAGGTCAAAGCTTCTTAAGGTTGGCATGACTTATGAGCTGTAA